Proteins encoded in a region of the Benincasa hispida cultivar B227 chromosome 2, ASM972705v1, whole genome shotgun sequence genome:
- the LOC120070596 gene encoding SOSS complex subunit B homolog — translation MMIALKDLVPAAQNNVNTQFIVLEKGMTIMEGQNKACQSLVADETAAVHFQLWGDECDVVEPSDIIRLTNGIFSYSRNNNLVLRAGKRGKIEKVGEFKMVFVETPNMSEIHWVPDTTNSNKYVKESVLSPYSRIFPPIR, via the coding sequence ATGATGATAGCTCTCAAGGATTTGGTGCCAGCAGCCCAGAACAATGTCAATACACAATTCATAGTTTTGGAGAAAGGCATGACAATAATGGAAGGACAAAACAAGGCATGCCAATCACTGGTGGCCGACGAGACAGCAGCAGTTCACTTCCAGCTATGGGGAGACGAGTGCGACGTCGTTGAGCCAAGCGACATTATACGATTAACGAATGGGATATTTTCGTACAGCCGAAACAACAATCTGGTGTTGAGGGCAGGGAAGAGAGGGAAGATAGAGAAGGTAGGAGAGTTCAAGATGGTGTTTGTAGAAACACCAAATATGAGCGAGATCCATTGGGTTCCTGACACCACTAACTCCAACAAGTATGTGAAAGAATCCGTTTTATCTCCCTATTCTCGCATCTTTCCTCCCATCCGTTGA
- the LOC120071421 gene encoding V-type proton ATPase subunit F, translating into MAGKAQIPTKNSALISMIADEDTVVGFLLAGVGNVDLRRKTNYLIVDSKTTVKQIEDAFKEFTTREDIAIVMISQYVANMIRFLVDSYNKPIPAILEIPSKDHPYDPAHDSVLSRVKNLFSTESVASGRR; encoded by the exons ATGGCTGGTAAAGCTCAAATTCCTACAAAAAACTCAGCGCTTATTTCTATGATTGCTGATGAG GATACGGTGGTTGGATTCCTTCTTGCTGGAGTTGGTAACGTTGACCTACGAAGAAAAACAAACTACCTTATAGTGGACTCAA AGACGACTGTTAAACAAATTGAAGATGCTTTCAAAGAGTTCACTACAAGGGAGGATATTGCAATAGTGATGATTAGTCAATAT GTTGCAAACATGATCAGGTTTCTGGTAGATAGCTATAACAAGCCAATTCCTGCAATATTGGAGATTCCTTCCAAGGATCATCCATATGACCCTGCACACGATTCAGTTCTTTCACGAGTAAAGAACCTGTTTTCTACCGAATCGGTGGCATCTGGGAGGCGTTAA